A window of Candidatus Caldatribacterium sp. contains these coding sequences:
- a CDS encoding hydrolase, producing the protein MDRKRILCFGDSLTWGWDPETRDRFPQEKRWTGILARLLGENYEIIEEGLNGRTTGFDDPIEGDKNGRKHLPILLETHRPLDLVVIMLGTNDLKRRFNLHPAEIAQSAAELVKVVQQSRAGRKGSAPL; encoded by the coding sequence CCTCTGTTTCGGTGATTCCCTCACATGGGGCTGGGACCCGGAAACTCGGGACCGTTTCCCTCAAGAAAAACGGTGGACAGGCATTCTTGCTCGTCTCCTTGGGGAAAACTACGAAATCATCGAGGAGGGCCTGAACGGACGAACCACAGGTTTCGATGACCCCATTGAGGGAGACAAAAACGGCCGGAAACACCTCCCCATCCTCCTTGAGACACACCGACCTCTTGACCTTGTCGTCATCATGCTTGGAACAAATGACCTCAAACGACGCTTCAACCTCCACCCGGCAGAAATTGCCCAAAGTGCGGCAGAACTTGTAAAAGTAGTGCAGCAGAGTAGAGCCGGCCGCAAGGGTTCTGCTCCCTTGG